The nucleotide sequence TGCGCGCGGTCCGCGGTTCCCTTCCGCCGTCGTGTCGCTGGTCGAACACTCGCACCGAGCCCCTTATGCGTCGCGCCGACCTCGAACAAGAGGCCGGGATTCTCCGCTGGACGGTGCGCTCCGGATGCGCGATGGCTTCGATTTCCACATCCGGACGCGCAGGAAGGAGGCGACATGGACAGGTTGGACGGCCTCGAAGCGAGCGGTCCCGCCGGGGAGAGGCACGGCACGGGACGACGGGCCGACGCCCGCGGTCGCGGCGCGTGAGCGACGGGCCGCCCCAGGAGGTCTGTCGCCGGCTCGCCGCCGCGCTTCTCGGCGCCGCCGATCTCACCGGACTCGACGTCGCGCGCGCGGGCGGGGTCGATCTCGACGACCTCCATCGCCTGTGGCGGGCGCTCGGTTTTCCGCCCGTCGCCGCCGACGACCGGCGCTTTACCCGCGCCGACGTGGAGATGGTGCGGGCGCTGAGGGTCCTCGTCGACGAGCAGCGCGCCGACCCGAGCGACGTGCTGCAGCTGACGCGCGTGGTGGGACACGCGATGGCGCGGGTCGGCGATGCCCAGGTCACCGCCATCGCGGAACGCCTGCGCGCGCGCCGCGAGGACGCCGCGACCGACGCCTCCGCGGGGGAGCTGGCGGCCAGGATCGGCGAGCTGGCGCCGACGCTGGAACGGCTGCTCGGCCACGTGTGGCGGCGTCATCTCGTCGCGGCGCTGTTGCGGGTCGCCGCGACCCCGCTCGCGGCCGACCGCAGCGCGATCGTCGGGTTCGCCGACTTGGTGGATTTCACCGCGACGAGCCGCGCGCTCGACGGCCGCGAGATCACGGCGATCGTCGACCGCTTCGAGGCGGTCGCCTACGAGCACGTCCTCGCGCACGGCGGGCGCATCGTGAAGACGATCGGTGACGAGGTGATGTTCAGCGTCGACGAGACGGCGGGTGCCGCCGCGATCGCCCTGGCGCTCGTCGACGCCCA is from Deltaproteobacteria bacterium and encodes:
- a CDS encoding adenylate/guanylate cyclase domain-containing protein produces the protein MSDGPPQEVCRRLAAALLGAADLTGLDVARAGGVDLDDLHRLWRALGFPPVAADDRRFTRADVEMVRALRVLVDEQRADPSDVLQLTRVVGHAMARVGDAQVTAIAERLRARREDAATDASAGELAARIGELAPTLERLLGHVWRRHLVAALLRVAATPLAADRSAIVGFADLVDFTATSRALDGREITAIVDRFEAVAYEHVLAHGGRIVKTIGDEVMFSVDETAGAAAIALALVDAHTRDPRLPLVRVGIAGGPIVAWQGDLFGTTVNLASRLADFARPGTVVVSDEVGEALRGSPELALRHLRAVTLKGIGRARTWVVRRAG